The following proteins are encoded in a genomic region of Mahella australiensis 50-1 BON:
- a CDS encoding ArsR/SmtB family transcription factor has protein sequence MAKKIQPIERCDCDVIHEEIVNKVREKMPQEETLYDLAELFKVFGDSTRIKILWALDESEMCVCDIAFLLNMTQSAISHQLRVLKQAELVKSRREGKIVFYSLEDEHVKQIFDQGLIHISEESK, from the coding sequence ATGGCAAAAAAAATTCAACCAATTGAAAGATGCGACTGTGATGTAATACATGAGGAAATTGTAAATAAAGTGCGAGAAAAAATGCCTCAAGAAGAAACTCTATATGATCTAGCAGAACTATTTAAAGTTTTTGGAGATTCAACAAGAATTAAGATACTCTGGGCATTAGATGAATCAGAGATGTGCGTTTGCGATATTGCATTCTTATTAAATATGACCCAATCAGCAATTTCACATCAGCTAAGAGTCTTAAAGCAGGCTGAACTAGTAAAGAGCAGAAGAGAAGGAAAGATTGTATTCTACTCTCTTGAAGATGAACATGTAAAGCAAATATTTGACCAGGGATTAATTCATATTTCAGAAGAAAGTAAGTAA